In one Streptomyces sp. NBC_00597 genomic region, the following are encoded:
- a CDS encoding DUF5994 family protein — MTTTSLDRAVAGTRAPTRPARLSLMPNTLLASQLDGAWWPYSRDLEAELPALAAALDEPWGRITRVSVNPSRWPVVPRTVAVDGRVLHVGWFTEQDPDKLILLSYTVGRWDLLVIPPETEPAAAARLMAAAAIPGSVLAAGVLMANESAIGRGIRDASRPEATWEGEGGACMSPFGDAMGRTALPLPGNGWR, encoded by the coding sequence ATGACCACGACGAGTCTTGACCGCGCTGTTGCAGGCACACGTGCACCCACGCGCCCGGCGCGCCTTTCCCTTATGCCGAACACCCTGCTCGCCAGTCAGCTGGACGGTGCCTGGTGGCCGTACTCGCGTGACCTCGAAGCCGAGCTCCCGGCTCTTGCCGCCGCTCTGGACGAGCCCTGGGGGCGCATCACGCGCGTCAGCGTGAACCCCAGCCGCTGGCCGGTCGTACCGCGCACGGTTGCCGTGGACGGGCGCGTGCTGCACGTGGGCTGGTTCACCGAACAGGACCCCGACAAGCTGATCCTGCTCTCCTACACCGTCGGCCGCTGGGACCTCCTCGTCATCCCGCCCGAGACCGAACCCGCCGCCGCTGCCCGTCTGATGGCCGCCGCCGCGATCCCCGGCAGCGTCCTGGCCGCGGGCGTGCTCATGGCCAACGAATCCGCCATCGGCCGCGGCATCCGCGACGCCTCGCGCCCGGAAGCCACCTGGGAAGGCGAGGGCGGGGCCTGCATGTCCCCGTTCGGAGACGCGATGGGCCGGACCGCCCTGCCGCTGCCCGGAAACGGCTGGAGGTGA
- a CDS encoding DUF5994 family protein: MAASDTPVPPGLPDEIHRAVEPGTALLRLETTQSREGVLDGAWWPRSRDVTTELPALITALTEHLGSITRVGLDATAWQDIPTRLVVDDHIVHLDSDPVGDDTVLITRGHNDHFSLLVVPPGTATGAAREAMAQAVRADNIARASQILIARAPATDAPGRSD, translated from the coding sequence ATGGCCGCATCCGACACTCCGGTTCCCCCCGGACTCCCCGACGAGATCCACCGAGCGGTCGAGCCCGGCACCGCCCTGCTCCGGCTCGAAACGACGCAGTCCCGCGAAGGGGTTCTCGACGGTGCCTGGTGGCCGCGCTCCCGGGACGTCACCACGGAGCTGCCCGCCCTGATCACGGCGCTGACCGAGCACCTGGGCTCCATCACGAGGGTCGGCCTGGACGCCACCGCCTGGCAGGACATCCCCACCCGCCTGGTCGTCGACGATCACATCGTGCACCTCGACTCCGACCCGGTCGGCGACGACACCGTCCTCATCACCCGAGGCCACAACGACCACTTCTCGCTTCTGGTGGTTCCTCCCGGCACCGCAACCGGTGCCGCCCGCGAGGCCATGGCCCAGGCGGTCCGTGCGGACAACATCGCCCGGGCCTCCCAGATCCTCATCGCCCGGGCCCCCGCCACCGATGCCCCCGGTCGGAGTGACTGA
- a CDS encoding PRC-barrel domain-containing protein — translation MIRSADVREWRDCDVLDAKGHRIGALEAVYVDTATDEPAMATLRTGLPTRHRLVFVPLDEAILGPRYVKVAHAKAVVKKAPAIGTDDVLPAEQEEAIFQHYGMPYQPGAGGERRLARR, via the coding sequence ATGATCCGTTCAGCCGATGTACGCGAGTGGCGCGACTGTGACGTCCTCGACGCGAAAGGGCACCGCATCGGCGCTCTGGAAGCGGTCTATGTGGACACCGCCACCGACGAACCGGCCATGGCAACCCTCCGCACCGGATTGCCCACCCGCCACCGCCTGGTCTTCGTTCCTCTCGACGAGGCGATCCTGGGACCCCGCTACGTCAAGGTCGCCCATGCCAAGGCAGTGGTGAAGAAGGCCCCTGCCATCGGCACCGACGACGTCCTGCCCGCAGAGCAGGAAGAAGCAATCTTCCAGCACTACGGGATGCCCTACCAGCCCGGCGCCGGCGGCGAACGCCGACTGGCGCGCCGCTGA
- a CDS encoding MerR family transcriptional regulator produces the protein MTADDSFGRLDDDDYPAYTMGRAAAMLGTTQGFLRAIGEARLITPLRSEGGHRRYSRYQLRIAARARELVDQGTPIEAACRIIILEDQLEEAQRINAEYRRAAESSASPPSA, from the coding sequence ATGACAGCAGACGACTCGTTCGGCCGTCTCGACGACGACGATTACCCCGCCTACACCATGGGCCGGGCCGCCGCCATGCTCGGCACCACCCAGGGCTTCCTCCGCGCCATCGGCGAAGCCCGCCTGATCACTCCGCTCCGCTCCGAGGGCGGCCACCGCCGTTACTCCCGCTACCAGCTGCGCATCGCCGCCCGCGCCCGCGAACTCGTCGACCAGGGCACCCCCATCGAGGCCGCCTGCCGCATCATCATCCTCGAAGACCAGCTTGAGGAAGCCCAGCGCATCAACGCCGAATACCGCCGCGCCGCCGAATCATCCGCATCGCCGCCCTCGGCCTGA
- a CDS encoding CsbD family protein produces MSGEQKAEAKGEQAKGKLKETAGRLTGNERLTAEGRAEQAKGDAREAKEKVKDTFNH; encoded by the coding sequence GTGTCTGGTGAGCAGAAGGCCGAGGCGAAGGGCGAGCAGGCCAAGGGCAAGCTCAAGGAGACCGCTGGCCGCCTGACGGGAAACGAGCGGCTGACCGCCGAGGGTCGCGCGGAGCAGGCCAAGGGCGATGCCCGCGAGGCCAAGGAGAAGGTCAAGGACACCTTCAACCACTGA
- a CDS encoding DUF2267 domain-containing protein — translation MYDQPRPDRPTPAMTFDQMLERVRYEGAYPTRERAEDAVRTVLAGLGRQVTGDERVDLAQCLPVEAALVLTAQIPDTEQLTGWGFVKDLAARTGVSPAVARWDTGAVLATVTALAGPDLLARILQRLPDDYALLFGQAQLRRPERAAA, via the coding sequence ATGTACGACCAGCCTCGACCGGACCGGCCCACCCCCGCCATGACGTTCGACCAGATGCTGGAACGCGTCCGCTACGAGGGCGCCTACCCCACTCGCGAACGTGCGGAAGACGCCGTCCGTACCGTTCTTGCCGGGCTCGGCCGGCAGGTCACGGGTGACGAGCGCGTCGACCTCGCGCAGTGCCTGCCCGTCGAAGCCGCCCTCGTCCTGACCGCCCAGATCCCCGATACCGAGCAGCTCACCGGCTGGGGCTTCGTCAAGGACCTGGCCGCACGGACCGGCGTGAGCCCCGCTGTCGCCCGCTGGGATACCGGCGCCGTACTCGCCACCGTCACCGCGCTCGCCGGACCCGACCTCCTCGCCCGCATCCTCCAGCGACTTCCCGACGACTACGCGCTCCTCTTCGGACAGGCGCAACTGCGCCGGCCTGAGCGCGCCGCCGCCTGA
- a CDS encoding DUF2267 domain-containing protein produces the protein MSIRREAFLAHVQERGEYTTLPEAERAARVVLALLGAHLVGTVRAELAARLPETYALILLNPLQAAEPLSPERFVRATAAWIEGATENTALWDIGAVLSTVAAAAGDVLMREVLLQLPPGYDLLFGHPQPT, from the coding sequence ATGTCGATACGCAGGGAGGCGTTCCTGGCCCACGTCCAGGAACGCGGCGAGTACACGACCCTGCCGGAAGCCGAACGGGCGGCCCGCGTCGTCCTGGCCCTGCTGGGCGCGCACCTGGTCGGCACCGTGCGAGCCGAGCTCGCCGCCCGGCTCCCCGAGACGTACGCCTTGATCCTCCTGAATCCCCTGCAGGCCGCCGAACCGCTATCGCCCGAACGCTTCGTCCGCGCGACCGCGGCCTGGATCGAAGGCGCCACCGAGAACACAGCACTGTGGGACATCGGCGCGGTCCTGTCCACCGTGGCCGCCGCGGCGGGAGACGTCCTCATGCGCGAGGTCCTGCTCCAGCTCCCGCCCGGATACGACCTCCTCTTCGGCCACCCCCAGCCCACCTGA
- a CDS encoding Hsp20/alpha crystallin family protein: MLMRTDPFREMDRIVQQLSGTSGTWSKPSVMPMDAYRQGDAYVIAFDLPGVSTEAIDIDVERNMLTVKAERRPTGKSDGVQMELSERPLGVFSRQIMLADTLDTEHIEADYDAGVLTLRIPIAERAKPRKISIGGESGRKQISG, from the coding sequence ATGTTGATGCGCACTGACCCGTTCCGCGAGATGGACCGGATCGTCCAGCAGCTGTCCGGCACATCGGGCACGTGGTCGAAGCCGTCGGTCATGCCGATGGACGCCTACCGCCAGGGCGACGCGTACGTGATCGCCTTCGACCTCCCCGGGGTGAGCACCGAGGCGATCGACATCGACGTCGAGCGGAACATGCTGACGGTGAAGGCCGAGCGTAGGCCCACCGGGAAGTCCGACGGCGTGCAGATGGAGCTCTCCGAGCGGCCCCTCGGTGTCTTCTCCCGCCAGATCATGCTGGCCGACACCCTCGACACCGAGCACATCGAAGCGGACTACGACGCGGGTGTCCTGACCCTGCGGATCCCGATCGCCGAGCGCGCCAAGCCCCGCAAGATCAGCATCGGCGGCGAGTCCGGCCGCAAGCAGATCTCCGGCTGA
- a CDS encoding HSP18 transcriptional regulator encodes MNEASQPAAPVPFPAAATALRAIDQAVRHAQRCSAGTPPTEPTGAGPHPALAALLMLRAVREQLASWESGLIETARGQGASWADLAGPLGVASRQAAERRYLRLRPGTAGSTGEERVQATRDTRASDRAVKAWARDNAADLRRLAGQITALTGLPDAAAAAVGELNRALADNDAARLIRPLTDTRPHLRPEDSALVDHLDAMTRHTDHLRQDSRDRRST; translated from the coding sequence ATGAACGAAGCCAGCCAGCCGGCCGCGCCGGTCCCTTTCCCCGCTGCGGCGACGGCCTTGCGGGCCATCGACCAGGCCGTGAGGCACGCACAGCGTTGCTCTGCCGGAACGCCCCCGACCGAGCCGACAGGCGCGGGCCCGCACCCGGCGCTGGCCGCGCTGCTGATGCTGCGCGCGGTCCGTGAACAGCTCGCCAGCTGGGAGAGCGGCCTGATCGAAACAGCCCGGGGCCAGGGCGCGAGCTGGGCCGACCTCGCCGGACCCCTCGGGGTCGCGAGCCGGCAGGCCGCCGAACGCCGCTATCTGCGCCTGCGCCCCGGCACGGCCGGAAGCACCGGCGAGGAACGCGTCCAGGCCACCCGCGACACACGTGCCTCAGACCGTGCCGTCAAGGCCTGGGCCCGTGACAACGCGGCCGACCTGCGCCGGCTCGCAGGCCAGATCACCGCCCTCACCGGCCTTCCCGACGCCGCCGCGGCAGCCGTCGGCGAACTGAACCGGGCCCTGGCCGACAACGACGCAGCCCGCCTCATCCGGCCCCTGACCGACACCCGGCCTCACCTGCGCCCCGAGGACTCGGCTCTCGTCGATCACCTCGACGCCATGACCCGACACACCGACCACCTCCGCCAGGACAGCCGCGACCGGCGCAGCACCTGA
- a CDS encoding cold-shock protein — MATGTVKWFNAEKGFGFIAQDGGGPDVFAHYSAINSSGFRELQEGQVVTFDVTQGQKGPQAENITPA; from the coding sequence ATGGCTACGGGAACTGTGAAGTGGTTCAACGCGGAGAAGGGCTTCGGCTTCATCGCCCAGGACGGCGGCGGCCCGGACGTCTTCGCCCACTACTCCGCCATCAACTCCTCGGGCTTCCGTGAGCTCCAGGAGGGCCAGGTCGTGACCTTCGACGTTACCCAGGGCCAGAAGGGCCCCCAGGCCGAGAACATCACCCCGGCCTGA
- a CDS encoding MerR family transcriptional regulator: MTADDSFGRLDDDDYPAYTMGRAAAMLGTTQGFLRAIGEARLITPLRSAGGHRRYSRHQLRIAARARELVDHGTPVEAACRIVILEDQLEEAQRVNTEYRRAAVEISPLTVA, from the coding sequence ATGACAGCAGACGACTCGTTCGGCCGTCTCGACGACGACGATTACCCCGCCTACACCATGGGCCGGGCCGCCGCCATGCTCGGCACCACCCAGGGCTTCCTCCGCGCCATCGGCGAAGCCCGCCTCATCACCCCACTCCGCTCCGCCGGCGGCCACCGCCGCTACTCCCGCCACCAGCTGCGCATCGCCGCCCGCGCTCGCGAACTCGTCGACCACGGCACCCCCGTGGAGGCGGCCTGCCGGATCGTCATCCTCGAAGACCAGCTCGAGGAAGCGCAGCGCGTCAACACCGAGTACCGCCGCGCAGCGGTCGAGATCAGTCCACTGACTGTGGCCTGA
- a CDS encoding ATP-binding protein: protein MNTMAESVATVLSTAAVAEARDAARAVLDGLRQPAMAAEAADTVVLVVSELVTNAVRHGGGTCTLELTAHEESIEVAVHDSSPHAPRMRTPDLHGGTGGFGWPMVNRLARATAVTRRACGGKTVSALLDR, encoded by the coding sequence ATGAACACGATGGCCGAGAGCGTTGCAACCGTGCTTTCCACGGCGGCTGTTGCAGAGGCACGCGATGCCGCGCGAGCCGTGCTCGACGGTCTCCGTCAGCCGGCGATGGCCGCAGAAGCCGCGGACACCGTGGTCTTGGTCGTGTCCGAGCTCGTCACGAACGCCGTGCGCCACGGCGGGGGCACCTGCACCTTGGAACTGACGGCCCACGAGGAGAGCATCGAGGTGGCCGTTCACGACTCCAGCCCGCACGCGCCGCGTATGCGCACCCCTGACCTGCACGGCGGTACCGGTGGATTCGGCTGGCCCATGGTCAACCGTCTTGCCCGAGCGACCGCGGTCACCCGTCGGGCCTGCGGCGGGAAGACGGTCAGTGCTCTTCTCGACCGATAG
- a CDS encoding multicopper oxidase, which translates to MPKARHPQRHGIDTYVIGVRQFSQQVLPPTLPSTTVWGYGSRGDKTTFNYPSFTIEAKADRPVRVTWVNDLVDSQGGFLPHLLAVDPTLHWANPPGGKAGRDSRPTFTSTPGPYTGPVPIVTHLHGGHSTEENDGYTEAWYLPRANNIPAGFATEGSFYNEFREMFAEAYDLKWEPGTATFQYANDQRASTLWFHDHTLGMTRLNVYAGPAGFYLLRGGECDLPKGVLPGPAPAFGDPPGTRYHEIPLAIQDRSFNSDGSLFYPTTREFFDGFAGPYVPTTDVPPIWNPEFFANTMVVNGRTWPKLEVEPRRYRLRFLNGCNARFLILKIADSPTARPARSAVPFWQIGNEGGFLPEPVRLERLLLANAERADVIVDFTGIAEGTELYLINEGADEPFGRGEPGVDFPVADPATTGQVMKFVVGPLVGEDASVLPDRLRLPRIRPLGSASVTRRLSLNEVNSSNPLVPPDTPVQAMLGTVDSAGNPVLLGWADPITENPRLNATETWELHNFTVDAHPIHIHEVAFEVVDRQPFHGSPVPPESWERGFKDTVIAYPGEITRVKARFDHPGRFVWHCHIVEHEDNEMMRPYQIGGRRKKDR; encoded by the coding sequence ATGCCGAAGGCTCGCCACCCGCAGCGGCACGGCATCGACACGTACGTCATCGGCGTCCGGCAGTTCAGCCAGCAGGTATTGCCGCCCACTCTGCCGTCCACCACCGTGTGGGGATACGGCTCGCGCGGGGACAAAACCACGTTCAACTACCCCTCGTTCACCATCGAGGCCAAGGCCGACCGGCCTGTCCGGGTCACCTGGGTGAACGATCTCGTCGACAGCCAGGGCGGATTCCTCCCGCACTTGCTGGCGGTCGATCCCACCCTGCACTGGGCGAATCCGCCGGGTGGCAAGGCCGGGCGCGATTCCCGGCCGACGTTCACGTCGACGCCCGGTCCGTACACCGGACCCGTGCCGATCGTCACTCACCTGCACGGTGGGCATTCCACCGAGGAAAACGACGGCTACACCGAGGCGTGGTACTTGCCGCGCGCGAACAACATTCCCGCTGGATTCGCCACCGAGGGCTCGTTCTACAACGAGTTCCGGGAGATGTTCGCCGAAGCGTACGACCTGAAGTGGGAGCCGGGTACGGCGACCTTCCAGTACGCCAACGACCAGCGGGCGTCGACCCTCTGGTTCCACGACCACACCCTGGGGATGACCCGGCTCAACGTCTATGCCGGACCTGCCGGGTTCTACCTGCTGCGCGGCGGCGAGTGCGACCTGCCCAAGGGCGTTCTGCCCGGACCGGCCCCCGCCTTCGGCGATCCGCCGGGCACCCGGTACCACGAGATCCCCCTGGCCATCCAGGACCGCTCGTTCAACTCGGACGGCTCGCTGTTCTACCCCACGACCCGGGAATTCTTCGACGGGTTCGCGGGTCCCTACGTTCCCACCACCGACGTACCTCCCATCTGGAACCCCGAATTCTTCGCCAACACGATGGTGGTCAACGGCCGGACATGGCCGAAGCTCGAGGTCGAACCGCGCCGCTACCGGCTGCGCTTCCTCAACGGATGCAATGCCCGGTTCCTGATCCTGAAGATCGCGGACAGTCCGACCGCCCGGCCGGCCAGGTCGGCCGTACCGTTCTGGCAGATCGGCAACGAAGGCGGATTCCTGCCCGAACCGGTGCGGCTGGAACGGCTGCTGCTGGCCAACGCGGAGCGGGCCGACGTGATCGTCGACTTCACCGGGATCGCGGAAGGCACCGAGCTGTACCTCATCAACGAGGGCGCGGACGAACCCTTCGGCCGGGGCGAACCAGGCGTGGACTTCCCCGTGGCGGATCCGGCCACCACCGGGCAGGTGATGAAATTCGTGGTCGGCCCGCTGGTGGGCGAAGATGCGAGCGTCCTGCCGGATCGGCTCCGGCTGCCCAGGATCAGGCCGCTCGGCTCGGCGAGCGTCACCCGACGGCTCTCCCTCAACGAGGTGAACTCCAGCAATCCCCTGGTTCCGCCGGACACGCCGGTCCAGGCCATGCTCGGGACGGTCGACTCCGCCGGCAATCCGGTGTTGCTCGGCTGGGCCGACCCGATCACGGAGAACCCGAGGCTGAACGCGACCGAAACATGGGAGCTGCACAACTTCACTGTGGACGCCCACCCGATCCACATCCACGAGGTGGCGTTCGAGGTGGTTGACCGGCAACCGTTCCACGGCTCACCCGTTCCGCCGGAGAGCTGGGAGCGTGGCTTCAAGGACACCGTGATCGCCTACCCGGGAGAAATCACCCGGGTGAAGGCCCGGTTCGACCACCCTGGTCGCTTCGTCTGGCACTGCCACATCGTCGAGCACGAGGACAACGAGATGATGCGGCCGTACCAAATCGGAGGCAGGCGCAAGAAGGACCGCTGA
- a CDS encoding transposase — protein sequence MRGWVTGGQMGRMRGAQTMPAPRKYPLELRERAVRMYRTAEPKPVIRRMAEDLGVHHEALRNGIRQAEADAGERGDVLTTAEREELAALRKERRPPSRPSRRRFARWSSGWAIVARIPRLRR from the coding sequence ATGCGGGGATGGGTGACAGGGGGTCAGATGGGTCGTATGAGAGGAGCCCAGACGATGCCTGCGCCGAGGAAGTACCCGCTGGAGTTGCGTGAGCGTGCGGTGCGGATGTACCGGACTGCCGAGCCGAAGCCGGTGATCCGCCGTATGGCCGAGGATCTCGGTGTGCACCACGAGGCCCTGCGGAACGGGATCCGGCAGGCTGAGGCCGACGCCGGCGAGCGCGGTGATGTGCTCACCACCGCCGAGCGCGAGGAACTGGCGGCCCTGCGCAAGGAGAGGCGGCCGCCGTCCCGGCCGAGCCGGCGGCGGTTCGCGCGCTGGTCGTCCGGCTGGGCGATCGTTGCCAGGATCCCGCGTTTGCGCAGGTAG
- a CDS encoding IS3 family transposase, which produces MTALVDEHPHLGVEPVLRELNIPSTTYYRWRQAETEPCERHRRDAELTSRIRQVHDESGGIYGSPRVHAVLKREGTRVGRKRVERLMRQAGLAGISPRRSMRFPRDAGMGDRGSDGSYERSPDDACAEEVPAGVA; this is translated from the coding sequence GTGACGGCGCTCGTCGACGAGCACCCGCACCTGGGGGTCGAGCCCGTACTCCGGGAACTGAACATCCCCTCCACCACCTACTACCGTTGGCGCCAGGCCGAGACCGAGCCGTGCGAACGGCACCGTCGGGACGCCGAGCTGACCAGCAGGATCCGTCAGGTCCACGACGAGTCCGGCGGGATCTACGGCTCACCCCGCGTGCACGCCGTCCTCAAGCGCGAGGGCACGCGCGTCGGCCGCAAGCGCGTCGAACGGCTCATGCGCCAGGCCGGCCTCGCCGGGATCAGCCCTCGCCGGAGCATGAGGTTCCCCCGAGATGCGGGGATGGGTGACAGGGGGTCAGATGGGTCGTATGAGAGGAGCCCAGACGATGCCTGCGCCGAGGAAGTACCCGCTGGAGTTGCGTGA
- a CDS encoding transposase, with protein sequence MPAPRKYPLELRERAVRMYRTAEPKPVIRRMAEDLGVHHEALRNWIRQAEADAGERGDLLTTAEREELAALRKENVQLKRANEVLRTASAFFAAQLDPTRPR encoded by the coding sequence ATGCCCGCACCGAGGAAGTACCCGTTGGAGTTGCGTGAGCGTGCGGTACGGATGTATCGGACCGCCGAGCCGAAGCCCGTGATCCGCCGCATGGCCGAGGATCTCGGCGTGCACCACGAGGCCCTGCGTAACTGGATCCGGCAGGCCGAGGCCGACGCCGGCGAGCGAGGAGACCTGCTCACCACCGCCGAGCGCGAGGAACTGGCCGCCCTGCGGAAGGAGAATGTCCAGCTCAAGCGGGCGAACGAGGTCCTGCGGACGGCCTCGGCTTTTTTCGCGGCCCAGCTCGACCCGACCCGGCCCAGGTGA
- the dcd gene encoding dCTP deaminase: MLLSDKDIRAEIDSGRVRIDPFDESMVQPSSIDVRLDRFFRVFENHRYAHIDPAVEQSDLTRMVEPEGDEAFILHPGEFVLASTYEVISLPDDIASRLEGKSSLGRLGLVTHSTAGFIDPGFSGHVTLELSNLATLPIKLWPGMKIGQLCMFRLSSPAEFPYGSERYGSRYQGQRGPTASRSFQNFHRTQVRHEA, encoded by the coding sequence GTGCTTCTCTCAGACAAAGACATCCGGGCCGAGATCGACAGCGGACGGGTTCGCATCGACCCGTTCGACGAGTCGATGGTGCAGCCCTCCAGCATCGATGTACGTCTCGACCGCTTTTTCCGGGTGTTCGAGAATCACCGCTACGCCCACATCGATCCGGCGGTCGAGCAGTCCGACCTGACCCGAATGGTCGAGCCGGAGGGTGATGAGGCCTTCATCCTGCACCCGGGCGAGTTCGTGCTCGCGTCGACCTACGAGGTCATCTCGCTGCCCGACGACATCGCCTCCAGACTGGAGGGGAAGTCCAGCCTGGGCCGCCTGGGGCTGGTGACGCATTCGACCGCCGGGTTCATCGACCCCGGGTTCTCGGGGCACGTCACGCTCGAACTGTCGAACCTCGCCACCCTCCCGATCAAGCTGTGGCCCGGGATGAAGATCGGGCAGCTGTGCATGTTCCGGCTCAGCTCGCCCGCAGAGTTCCCGTACGGGAGCGAGCGGTACGGATCGCGGTACCAGGGCCAGCGCGGCCCGACGGCCTCGCGCTCCTTCCAGAACTTCCACCGCACTCAGGTGAGGCACGAGGCATGA
- a CDS encoding phosphoribosyltransferase yields MSEVRENLNYEGFGRAVRELAQTIADDGYEPDIILSIARGGVFVAGGLAYALDCKNIHLVNVEFYTGVGTTLEMPVMLAPVPEAIDFTDKKVLIADDVADTGKTLKLVHDFCLGHVAEVRSAVIYEKSHSLVKCEYVWKKTDEWINFPWSVEPPVVKREGQVLDA; encoded by the coding sequence ATGAGTGAAGTACGAGAGAACCTGAACTACGAGGGCTTCGGCCGCGCCGTCCGCGAGCTGGCGCAGACCATCGCCGACGACGGCTACGAGCCCGACATCATCCTCAGCATCGCCCGCGGCGGTGTGTTCGTCGCCGGCGGCCTGGCGTACGCGCTCGACTGCAAGAACATCCACCTCGTGAACGTCGAGTTCTACACGGGCGTCGGGACCACGTTGGAGATGCCGGTCATGCTGGCCCCCGTGCCCGAGGCGATCGACTTCACGGACAAGAAGGTCCTCATCGCCGATGACGTGGCCGACACCGGCAAGACGCTGAAGCTCGTCCACGACTTCTGCCTGGGCCACGTCGCCGAGGTCCGCTCCGCCGTGATCTACGAGAAGTCCCACTCGCTCGTGAAGTGCGAGTACGTGTGGAAGAAGACCGACGAGTGGATCAATTTCCCGTGGTCGGTCGAGCCGCCCGTCGTGAAGCGTGAGGGCCAGGTCCTCGACGCCTGA
- a CDS encoding Yip1 family protein yields MAGFRIGRGRDNNRAPQQPPRQQPYGQQQPPQAPYGQQPYPPQQQWPQQPAAGGHGEPEYFDPYGQQQPPPQAQQQPPYGHGGGGGGSYANDNPGHTQVFAYGEDPYGQGATYQAGAAAAAPTGPRLPWKELLRGIVMRPGPTFHQMRDYAVWGPALIVTFLYGLLAVFGFDDARADVMKATLANAVPIVLSAGVAFVVCGLLLGVVTHTLARQLGGDGAWQPTVGLSMLVMSITDAPRLVFAVFLGGDNMFVQVLGWATWVAAGALFTSLVSKSHDLPWPKALGSSAIQLVALLSIIKLGTL; encoded by the coding sequence GTGGCTGGATTCAGGATCGGACGCGGCAGGGACAACAACCGCGCTCCCCAACAACCCCCGCGGCAGCAGCCGTACGGTCAGCAGCAACCGCCGCAGGCGCCGTACGGTCAGCAGCCCTACCCTCCTCAGCAGCAGTGGCCTCAGCAGCCCGCCGCCGGAGGCCATGGCGAGCCCGAGTACTTCGACCCGTACGGACAGCAGCAGCCGCCTCCCCAGGCGCAGCAGCAGCCCCCGTACGGCCACGGGGGCGGCGGCGGTGGCTCGTACGCGAACGACAACCCGGGGCACACCCAGGTCTTCGCGTACGGCGAGGACCCGTACGGCCAGGGCGCGACGTACCAGGCGGGCGCCGCGGCGGCCGCACCGACGGGTCCGCGGCTGCCGTGGAAGGAGCTGCTCCGCGGCATCGTGATGCGGCCCGGGCCGACGTTCCACCAGATGCGCGACTACGCGGTCTGGGGCCCGGCGCTGATCGTGACGTTCCTGTACGGCCTGCTCGCGGTCTTCGGCTTCGACGACGCCCGCGCGGACGTCATGAAGGCCACCCTCGCCAACGCCGTCCCGATCGTCCTCAGCGCGGGCGTCGCCTTCGTCGTCTGCGGTCTGCTCCTGGGCGTCGTCACTCACACCCTGGCCCGCCAGCTGGGCGGCGACGGCGCGTGGCAGCCGACCGTGGGCCTGTCGATGCTGGTCATGTCCATCACGGACGCGCCGCGCCTGGTGTTCGCCGTGTTCCTCGGCGGGGACAACATGTTCGTTCAGGTGCTGGGGTGGGCCACGTGGGTGGCGGCCGGGGCACTGTTCACCTCGCTCGTCAGCAAGTCGCACGACCTGCCCTGGCCGAAGGCACTGGGCTCGTCCGCGATCCAGCTGGTCGCACTGCTGTCGATCATCAAGCTGGGCACGCTGTAG